The Corvus cornix cornix isolate S_Up_H32 chromosome 8, ASM73873v5, whole genome shotgun sequence sequence TTTGCAAATATAATTATCAGAATCTTCGTGGCAattccaatttaattttcaactaTTGGAGCATTGGGGtaatctgtgtttttcaggCATTTTCACAAGTGAAGCAATGTTACTTTCCAAAAATTGACTACAAGAAGGaccatttgggattttttcttttaataaaagtaTATTGATGCTGTATGTTGTGGTGCGTTCTATGCAGGGTTTATTAAATAATCAAATTAATTCATATTTCAGAGAAGGCACTTTGATCTTcatccaaaatgaaaacaacaccTAATATTTGCTTGGTTTCCAGGAATGGCAATGTGTACAATCCAAAGGATGCTTCTACCTGGAAGAAGATGGGGAAATCATCAGTCACAAGTACAGGCTGCACTTACCCCAAAGATCTGCAGTTTGTATCACCATCAAACCTTTAAATATTGCCCAAGCAGAAGGTGAgtgtatttatatttcattttcctcttaaaaagaGGTGGTGGCTTGGTGATTTACCACGGGGCTTCATCCAGTTGCTAcattggaattatttttttccccaagtaggttatttcctttttaatcccATAAAACGGGAGCCTTTAGACCCCAAAGTTATTTTAAAGTCAGCTGGGCTGgcttttttgaaacaaatttttgTGTTGTGTAGCCATTCCTTGGCGTTCTTGACCCTTAATGATAGAACTGTTTTAACAATAgtttttaatgataaaattatTAACAGTAATCATTATCTGTGAGACAATCACAAGGCTTGGAACAATTTATCTGCTTGGCCTAAACAGGAAGGAAATCCCAATAGCGTAGAATagattcttttttcccatttttcatcAGCAGGCATCAATAAATACCATGGGAATACCTATTTTGACACGCAAATAAAAAGAGTTTTGTGTCATTATTAAGCATTTTTGggggatatttttccttttaggaaaATCTTGTCGCTGGTTGTCAGTGGATACAGCTTTGTttattctgaaggaaaatgaaacccAAGAGAATCTACAGCTTGTGAGCTTTACTGAACTCCAACACAAAGAGGTTAGAGATTTTTGGTGCATTCCtattttaattgttattttttcatgtgtgtgttAATGCTGGGGGTGTGAATTCCATGTGTTTGGAAAGaattccagctgtgcccagtATTGCTGAGTTGCTGGGTATATTTACAGCTACTCTGTAGAAACTCAGTTGTATTTCTTCACCTTCAAACACAACATTTCCAAGGCAAAATTTGTTTAcatttcctcttattttcttcctccttgccATTTGAACTTCATAGTGCACAGAATATTCTTACTCTGTGGCAGAAATAAGGCAGCATAAACTTATTGTCCCCTTCTCCCCTCATCTCTCTCCTGCATGTTTTTCTAACTTTCATTCTAAGAGATTCACTGGTTTTTATCCTTCAAATGGCATCACacagccaatttttttttaaggagagaaCCCAGCATTGCCAGCATTTTCAAGTAATTCATCTCGTCTATGTGAATATTACTGGCAACAAAGAGCGGCATCATTTGAGAAGTTGTTCCAAacttttctgtcttcctttaaGAGCAGATGTTTGGATGGAGAGGGGAGCTTGGATCTGGGGTTTACTGGCTGCTCCCTTTCACAACTGGCTGCAGGCTGAGGAAGGTAAAAACCCAAATTCCTGGAGAAGCCAAACTGGTGGGGAGAGATGAAGATGGAGAGCTGGCTCTCACCAAAGAATTCCGGTGAGTTTTATTCCCAAACATGATAACCTctataaaaatctcttttccagctaaaatgtggctttttaaaTCTGGATGTTCCTAAAGTACTATTTGTAGAGAATATTCTCAAATAGACTGAACAGTTCTTGGCAATATTATGAGCCagtaaaaggaaatggaagCCTTTGGAAATAGTTTGGCCTTTTTCAtccctcagagctgctttgttGGATATATTTGAAACAATTGATTTGGATGGGAATGGCCTCCTGAGTCTGGAGGAATACAACTTCTTTGAGCTGAGGACTAGTGGGGAGAAGTGTGATCAGGAAGCCTGGGCTGTGTGTAAGGGTAAGTTCATTACTGTGGTAATTATGCCTGAAACTAATTAAGACTATCAGTTAACTTTCCAGCTGGATAGAACTGGGTGTTCTGTAGCCTATTCCAAGAACATGTGTAGATATtgttctcttcctcctttctttttctttttttccagtctcctgtcctttgctttgcttcattCTGGTGTGTGTGCCACTGACCTTCTGCTGAGAGAATTCTTCCCCTTCCTAATTGTTCTGTAGCTGCCAAAACCTACAGGGTTTGTAATCCTGGATCATATGGGGAAGGAAACTGTCACAGGTATTTGTTGAATCGATCTCCTTTGTGCAGATTGGGCTGGTGCTGCTTTTTTATCTCACCAAGTGTGGAGAGGGACATTTAATTAGTGTGCATCTGGTGCTATAAAATGGCATCCAGAGTTTATGTGGGTTGCCAGTGTCTCATTGTATACTATATGTCAGGTTTGACATAATGCCTTTGGAGGCTGTGGCATGTTGGCCAAAATACTTTGGATCTGGCAAGCCCTATTAATATTAATTCTGAGGTATCAGAATTTTTCCTAACTTATGGAAAACTCctacaaaaatacatttctataaCTGGATTTCTCCTCTGTTTCATCCCTGCATGTGCTTTTCCACACTTGATGGCTTTGTCAGGGTGATGCCTCTGATGTCCACACAAGTAGGAGGGGTGGAAATGTGTGAATAAAtaagagaggaaagaggagaaagctgGGGAATGTTTCACCAGGTCATCAGTCAGTGGAAGGGTTCACATGAATATCATCAGACAACAAAGTTCAAGCTATTTATTACAGCATCTGTAGCCTTGGATAGATTTATTAAACTGGTAATCcctttttaataatatataGTAAAGATTTAGCATTGTGATGAAGATgagaaaaccatttttaaaagtccttgACACGAGGACATTTCAATTATGTTTGCTGACATAGAGTGGTGGATCTATGATATTCTCTCTAGAGAGGGATGTTAGGATTACTGGAATTGTATTGCTTTTTAGGAACTAAGTAAATCACTTCTGTATCAAGGACCTGAAGCATTTAAAGGTGCTGTCTCCAGCTGATTTTCATTTCCCATTCCTAAAATAGCCCATTCTGCAAAGCTTAGCCCCAaacttttagaaaaaagaaatcaatatgaactctctgtgttttgaaatCTCCCCCTTTTCTGGGTTATCCAAGGGGCCAGCTGTTTGTAGGCATTATCCCAAATCCACAGGGAAGCTCTGCAAACAGCATATGCCTGGTCAAGGAGATTCTTTCCCAAATTATATTGGTCACCCCGAGGCTGCAAGTTGGCTCCATCTTTTAGACCTTGTTAACAGGAGTGGGATTTTTGGCTTTGGAAGGATAAAGGTGTTTGCAGAGAGAACAGACTTTGAAGTGCTCTTTCTATTCCTTTGAAACAGAGAATTttgagatgaagaaaaatgaactaACAAGACAAGGATTTATGGATTTGAATCTCATGGAAGCCAACGACCGGGATGGGGATCCCCGGGACCTTTGGGTCACTTTGTTGTCCCTGGGCTACAACAAAGCCTTAGAAATGACAGAGGTAGGAGAGTCACAGAGCAAAAATCActgcacatttttctgctgcactCTTTGTGTCTGCCACAGACTGAttgcaggagggcagggatcCACTGCCACTGTCATTCTCCTCATTCTTAAGATAGCACTTGGATCCTTGGAAGAGggaattttcctttgctttagagaaaggcagaattttGTGGGGTAGTAGAGGAAGGAATGTTGGATTCTTTCTGTTGGAAGAATGCATGCACTCTGCTGGTGGGGAGTGATAGGAAGATAAGGATGGTAAACAGTGACCTGTCAGcaaatttagaaaatacagGACTTCTTCTCCTTAAAAAAGTCACTTTTATGGCCCTAACCACAACAGAAgtggataatttttttccacatgattTAGAATTCCTAGTTTCCAGACAGAACTATTTCAGTTGTTGTTGCCTTTCACAACAGTGTCTGAAGGTGTTCAACATGAAATTTTAATGCTTCATTaaaatttttgggtttgggtcACACACTTTACTTTACAGGACCAGGGATTATATCTCCGATGTTTCTGTGTacttacagattttattttattatcttctttatttttatagaaataataTTACTTGTGATGTTAATAGTTCTCTCTAAGGAAAGAGGATGTCgttaatgaagagaaaaaaattaaagcattaaatATGCAGATAATTAAATAATCTAATTCctaagaaaagctgatttttaggATCACAGTCTGATAATGGTATTTAACTTTGTTAAACGGGTCAGTGTAGCCActatataaaatacatgaagaCCTAAAAATAGTCAGTATGAGAGATATCAGTTGTCTGTCAGTGAAAATCTTGGGATGCTGGTGAGGGATTTAAGGATGAGCAGTTTGTCCTTTTCCTCCGAGCTGCGGTTGGCAGAGCCCCTGCAAggctgtttttctgcatttcagccaCAAGAGAGAGCCCTGCTCCAAGAAAGAGCATTTTGGGGACGTTTTTCTCCAGTTAGGAATTTCAGGAAGGTGTGTTGTGCCTTATTCCAGCTGTGGGTTCTGGCTCCAGCCTTTGCTTTCCAAAggacagcacagctctccaAACGCTTCAGTAATTAAACTAAAAATCTCCAGCTGTTAACTTGTGTCTCTCACCTCTTTAATTCCTTGATTTCAAATAATTGAAGATTGATGTTTTGGGAGCACTGAGAGAGAGCTTGAGAAATCATTTCTGCTGGATTCCAACAGCTTTAGAAAGGAGCTGAGGTGCTGTGGCGGAGTCTAAGAAAATGCAAACTCCAGGTGGTTACACCAGGAGTAAAATGTAGTCAAGATACTCCCAGGGTGCTCAATGCAACATTGCAGAGGTGTTCAATCTGTGTGAAGTGGCACAAACAGCAACAGTGTGACAGGTAGAGGAGAAAGGTTTCTTTCAGACACTGGAATACATTCATATTTCATCTTAATTCCTGGCCATTTTGCTGTCCAAGGAAGGGTTTGCTGTGTTGACCTGCATGTCAGGTGTACTGTAAATGGCCTAAAAATGCCAGTTGTCCTGAGGTTTCATTTGGTGTAAAAGACTGCCACAGCTCTCAGGTTtggaatatttaatattcaaggaaatatttctatCTGGGTAATTCTAGTTTAGATAAGAAAATACTTAGGAGCTGTGGGGGAAAATCTGAGGGGAAAAACTACAGCTCAAGTGATGCTAAAACTCCTATTCTCCATTGCAGGCCTGCCCCTTTGTCATTGACATCTGTGCAGAGAGGTGCAAAGCCAGGATGAAAGCCGTTTCTCTGGAGGCAGGGggctcccagctgagcagggctgtcTGCAGGTCTGTGGTTAATAAAGGAGAGGCCAAAGTGTTGGATGGCTCTGAGAACATCATCATCCACACTTACAAATCAGGCAGCAGGATCAGCTCTGTGATTGAAAATAAGGTATGGCCTGGGACTTCCATAAGGTACTTTGTGTTAAGTCTGTTGTTAttgttccttctccttccttgggTCATATTTGAGAATTACTTCTCCTGAAATCAGGTTTTTGTGTCTGTTGCATTAAAAAACCCTCCTGATGTGCTTGTGCTCCTTGGGACTTCAGAAGAGCCTGGATCAGTGTTCCTGGAAGGGACAGATTATTATAATGAGGCAAGCAGTTCTAAGTACCAtataaaatgtgaatatttttgtgttCACATTCCAATTTTTCAATCTTTTGACACAATGTGATTGTCAAATGAGAAAACAAGCACTAACAGCAGGAAATGCAATTAGAGCAAGAGCAAAGAGCACAGCATTTATGCTATTGAATATTTCCAGTGTCCACAAGAAGGTCAAAGAGCAGTGATTCTTAGGAGTGTGTTATGGATGAGTTTTTACCTGATTATTCTTCCAGGTGTAATTTATTAGTAATTCAAGCTGAAAGTTGTGAATCCAAGTAGAAAGGGTTGGTGAGAAGCAGAGATTTTAAACCTTTTTCCATACACCACAATGAATGTGCTGTTCCTTGTCAGTTTCCTTTATAGCAGGAACTGTGAATAAACACAGCACAGTAAAGATGTTAAACTTCAGATGCTTTAAATCTTACAAGATCACAGcaagaagtgtatttttaaatgcacagcCATGCAAAAGGGGGTGGGTTGGGGGACTAATATTAGGAGTGGATGCTGAGGCTCCTGGAACACTGGATTTGGCTTTGCACTTTGCCCTTTAGGGTGGATATTCCAGAGTTATTTATATGTTTGAGGATATGTCAGGGAGGGAGATCAGGGCTGCACTGAGACAACTGGATGCTCTCTGCTTCAGATCTCTGCCCACTCTGTTTATACCAGTTGGGTTTGGTTTGCAGATCTCACCAAGCTGGGTGGGAATGCAGGGGAAGCTCCACAGGGGGATGTGGACCGGCTGAGGCCAGCGGTGTGAGCTTCAACAAGGCCAACTTGTATCTTCACAAGTCCTTGTGTTGTTTCAATGAGTCTTAAGTGACTTTTGACCAGGAATGTGGTGCTATGATACATTTGAAACTGTTACTCTTCAAAGAGTATCCTAAAGCACTTCTGTCCTGTAACACAGCAAAGTCACAGGAAGTACAAGGAGTGTGCAGTTGTTAACACAAAGAACAGACACTTAACCGGTAAAGACTAATGgtttcttcatgttttttcaCTTGCAGTCTGAAAATAAAGTGATAATTCATGTCAACAATGAGAAGAGTAAGAACTGCCTCAACAGTAGGGGACTGACAGTTTTTGCTGTGGAAGTGGCTCCAAAATCCATGATGGTGAGGTTCTTTCATGGCTTAGCCAACTTTAGAGAAAAACAGGTGAAATCTTTATAGGTTCCTTTTATGGGACTTTTATCATGATAATGAACATGTGGAGAGTGGCATCTTCTGACCAGAACACATCAGCAGTTCTTGGTGTTTCAAAGCTGATCATGAACTTGATGTATCCCTGTTTTCCCATGCAGTTTGCTATAAACATCCATAACTGCTCAGTTTTTCATACGTGAGCCTATTTCAATTGTCCATTCTATACATGcactattaatatttttaataatctttttctAAGGctgtattttacttctttttcacttAGCCACTTTTAATCCCACGTATTGATGCCTGTGAGAAACAGACCAAGCATGCACTaatcagaagcagaaatagATGTATTGCAGTCCTTGTGCACAGTGAGATTTGCAGGCAGCTAACTTTTGTTAAACCTGATTTAGGGATCATGTTAACCATGAGACAGTTTGATTGCtgagccctgctgcagagctgggcaggctTTAGTGACAATTCCAAATGAGGGTTCtaagggatgggatgggatggaaaaTGCATTACAAATGCAgatgatgtttttcttcatttatttatgaataaaccccctgtttttatttttctaaaagtaCACTCTCTTTGTTTAAAAGCAGAGGCGTCCAAGCTATTTTAtatttcccagctttccagggTGGATTCATTCAAACCTGTTGTCAACAGAGCAGTCCCATGACACAGGCAAGGCTGGGGCCTATTTAAATTGCTGCTGACACTTTAGATATCCATAGCCTCATCCTGTAAGGtggttttaaatttgaatttaggCTTCACTCAGTAGAAACTGTAGGCTCAATCCTCACGGATATTTTGCTGTTAAGTTCAACAGTAGTTTTTAAATATCAGCTGTCAGTGTATATGATGAATGCTTATCATTTAGTGATACCAGTTACTGAATATTTTGCCTGCACAGCACATTGGGTAAGAGTTTTCCAATAAAGAGAACTCTCTTtcacctctgctttctcttgtgCCAGGTCTCTCAGCACGTGATGCCCCTCAAGGAGCAGGAAGAGTGGATTTACAGCTGTGTGCACTCCCTTGTAGGTTAAACCTCCCAGTGCCAGGCTTGGGAGCAGCCACACTGAACCAGGAACGGCTTTAGGCAGCTTTTAGGCAATTTATAGTCTTGTCCTTCTCAAACAGCTGGCATACCTTTATACTTGTTGATGATCTTGGCACGAAAACACTGAGGCACAATAAAAATTAGTGCTGTTCAGTAATCCAGCTGTTAATAGAACTGTGCTTCATAAAGGCTGCTCTCCCTAGATCTGCTCTTGATTTCCATACCATGGGTTGTAGTTCCATCGCAGGCTGGAACTGCCTGACTGAGGAAAAACTTTGTTGAACGGGTTCCTCATTAAACATTCTTGTGGTTTGCATGTGAGAAGTGTAAAGGGGTGAGGCTCATTTGATTTTGTCACCTGATAAAGGAtttgcttctttcccttttttttggtcatttgcTGATAATCCTCATCTTCCACTTGTTCTATAATTACTGCCTGATTTTATACTCTTTTATATACAATAAAGTCTGCCATTTCATATGCAATAAGGAAATAACATCATTTGGGAA is a genomic window containing:
- the LOC104695525 gene encoding EF-hand calcium-binding domain-containing protein 7-like; amino-acid sequence: MASIPGNQKATHSENSQGKKSQHAEEAIFYMNCRAAYLSVLKSSLENIKSKEQLSLVLQQAGRNPSRRTINKYWTSQTTSLNFDDFCAILKKEKPATKNELLEAFGKIDTDKAGYIFHDELYKILTTRGDKMTWEEVTSITKQADFNCSGKLDYNKFCELYLSTREQCCKAARDRLEVDPRLRQQQFGNQTENSSEGIPVPVSKASPRISRKSNHKLANGDSRAPSRPSSAQTGKASSSTTVTVGASSSSRNTKLIIEPDTMKEWQCVQSKGCFYLEEDGEIISHKYRLHLPQRSAVCITIKPLNIAQAEGKSCRWLSVDTALFILKENETQENLQLVSFTELQHKEMFGWRGELGSGVYWLLPFTTGCRLRKVKTQIPGEAKLVGRDEDGELALTKEFRAALLDIFETIDLDGNGLLSLEEYNFFELRTSGEKCDQEAWAVCKENFEMKKNELTRQGFMDLNLMEANDRDGDPRDLWVTLLSLGYNKALEMTEACPFVIDICAERCKARMKAVSLEAGGSQLSRAVCRSVVNKGEAKVLDGSENIIIHTYKSGSRISSVIENKSENKVIIHVNNEKSKNCLNSRGLTVFAVEVAPKSMMVSQHVMPLKEQEEWIYSCVHSLVG